Proteins encoded by one window of Macaca fascicularis isolate 582-1 chromosome 10, T2T-MFA8v1.1:
- the MMP24OS gene encoding protein MMP24OS, producing MGAQLSGGRGAPEPAQPQPQPQPQPAAPEGPEQPRPQPHPEPEPSPWGPLDDVRFLIACTSWY from the coding sequence ATGGGGGCTCAGCTAAGTGGCGGCCGCGGCGCCCCGGAGCCTgcgcagccccagccccagccccagccccagcccgcGGCGCCGGAGGGCCCGGAACAGCCCCGGCCTCAGCCCCATCCCGAGCCCGAGCCCAGCCCGTGGGGGCCGCTGGACGACGTGCGCTTCCTCATCGCCTGCACTTCCTGGTACTGA
- the EIF6 gene encoding eukaryotic translation initiation factor 6 isoform X3, with protein MAVRASFENNCEIGCFAKLTNTYCLVAIGGSENFYSVFEGELSDTIPVVHASIAGCRIIGRMCVGNRHGLLVPNNTTDQELQHIRNSLPDTVQIRRVEERLSALGNVTTCNDYVALVHPDLDRETEEILADVLKVEVFRQTVADQVLVGSYCVFSNQGGLVHPKTSIEDQDELSSLLQVPLVAGTVNRGSEVIAAGMVVNDWCAFCGLDTTSTELSVVESVFKLNEAQPSTIATSMRDSLIDSLT; from the exons ATGGCGGTCCGAGCGTCTTTCGAGAACAACTGTGAGATCGGCTGCTTTGCCAAGCTCACCAACACCTACTGTCTGGTGGCGATTGGAGGTTCAGAGAACTTTTACAG TGTGTTCGAGGGCGAGCTCTCCGATACCATCCCCGTGGTGCACGCGTCTATCGCCGGCTGCCGCATCATCGGGCGCATGTGTGTGG GGAACAGGCACGGTCTCCTGGTGCCCAACAATACCACTGACCAGGAGCTGCAACATATTCGCAACAGCCTCCCAGACACAGTGCAAATTCGGCGGGTGGAGGAGCGGCTCTCAGCCTTGGGCAATGTCACCACCTGCAATGACTACGTGGCCTTGGTCCACCCAGACTTGGACAGG GAGACAGAAGAAATTCTGGCAGATGTGCTCAAGGTGGAAGTCTTCAGACAGACAGTGGCCGACCAGGTGCTAGTAGGAAGTTACTGTGTCTTCAGCAATCAGGGAGGGCTGGTGCATCCCAAGACTTCAATCGAAGACCAGGATGAGCTGTCCTCTCTTCTTCAGGTCCCCCTTGTG GCGGGGACTGTGAACCGAGGCAGTGAGGTGATTGCTGCTGGGATGGTGGTGAATGACTGGTGTGCCTTCTGTGGCCTGGACACAACCAGCACAGAGCTGTCAGTGGTGGAGAGTGTCTTCAAGCTGAATGAAGCCCAGCCTAGCACCATTGCCACCAGCATGCGGGATTCCCTCATTGATAG ccTCACCTGA
- the EIF6 gene encoding eukaryotic translation initiation factor 6 isoform X4: protein MRGGACQALPEVSLGGSGNGNLFRESKASWRSERLSRTTVRSAALPSSPTPTVWWRLEVQRTFTGNRHGLLVPNNTTDQELQHIRNSLPDTVQIRRVEERLSALGNVTTCNDYVALVHPDLDRETEEILADVLKVEVFRQTVADQVLVGSYCVFSNQGGLVHPKTSIEDQDELSSLLQVPLVAGTVNRGSEVIAAGMVVNDWCAFCGLDTTSTELSVVESVFKLNEAQPSTIATSMRDSLIDSLT, encoded by the exons ATGCGTGGCGGGGCGTGCCAGGCTCTCCCGGAAGTCTCCCTGGGCGGAAGTGGAAACGGAAACCTTTTTAGGGAGTCCAAG GCCTCATGGCGGTCCGAGCGTCTTTCGAGAACAACTGTGAGATCGGCTGCTTTGCCAAGCTCACCAACACCTACTGTCTGGTGGCGATTGGAGGTTCAGAGAACTTTTACAG GGAACAGGCACGGTCTCCTGGTGCCCAACAATACCACTGACCAGGAGCTGCAACATATTCGCAACAGCCTCCCAGACACAGTGCAAATTCGGCGGGTGGAGGAGCGGCTCTCAGCCTTGGGCAATGTCACCACCTGCAATGACTACGTGGCCTTGGTCCACCCAGACTTGGACAGG GAGACAGAAGAAATTCTGGCAGATGTGCTCAAGGTGGAAGTCTTCAGACAGACAGTGGCCGACCAGGTGCTAGTAGGAAGTTACTGTGTCTTCAGCAATCAGGGAGGGCTGGTGCATCCCAAGACTTCAATCGAAGACCAGGATGAGCTGTCCTCTCTTCTTCAGGTCCCCCTTGTG GCGGGGACTGTGAACCGAGGCAGTGAGGTGATTGCTGCTGGGATGGTGGTGAATGACTGGTGTGCCTTCTGTGGCCTGGACACAACCAGCACAGAGCTGTCAGTGGTGGAGAGTGTCTTCAAGCTGAATGAAGCCCAGCCTAGCACCATTGCCACCAGCATGCGGGATTCCCTCATTGATAG ccTCACCTGA
- the EIF6 gene encoding eukaryotic translation initiation factor 6 isoform X2, with product MRGGACQALPEVSLGGSGNGNLFRESKASWRSERLSRTTVRSAALPSSPTPTVWWRLEVQRTFTGNRHGLLVPNNTTDQELQHIRNSLPDTVQIRRVEERLSALGNVTTCNDYVALVHPDLDRETEEILADVLKVEVFRQTVADQVLVGSYCVFSNQGGLVHPKTSIEDQDELSSLLQVPLVPHLSHLPSCSMGSWLWTMAPSLHSAQSAPDAGREVAESSLGLSGWAPNPFPPVLISWIYHYCRNLLCCAGWQALWLLAEGSAVLCHPIKVQFPPGHSECDVWGPQPVYSPRTLQLFQHSGKIGWDGHNAHPI from the exons ATGCGTGGCGGGGCGTGCCAGGCTCTCCCGGAAGTCTCCCTGGGCGGAAGTGGAAACGGAAACCTTTTTAGGGAGTCCAAG GCCTCATGGCGGTCCGAGCGTCTTTCGAGAACAACTGTGAGATCGGCTGCTTTGCCAAGCTCACCAACACCTACTGTCTGGTGGCGATTGGAGGTTCAGAGAACTTTTACAG GGAACAGGCACGGTCTCCTGGTGCCCAACAATACCACTGACCAGGAGCTGCAACATATTCGCAACAGCCTCCCAGACACAGTGCAAATTCGGCGGGTGGAGGAGCGGCTCTCAGCCTTGGGCAATGTCACCACCTGCAATGACTACGTGGCCTTGGTCCACCCAGACTTGGACAGG GAGACAGAAGAAATTCTGGCAGATGTGCTCAAGGTGGAAGTCTTCAGACAGACAGTGGCCGACCAGGTGCTAGTAGGAAGTTACTGTGTCTTCAGCAATCAGGGAGGGCTGGTGCATCCCAAGACTTCAATCGAAGACCAGGATGAGCTGTCCTCTCTTCTTCAGGTCCCCCTTGTG ccTCACCTGAGTCACCTTCCAAGTTGTTCCATGGGCTCCTGGCTCTGGACTATGGCACCTTCTTTGCACTCCGCCCAATCTGCACCGGATGCTGGCAGGGAGGTGGCAGAGAGCTCACTGGGACTGAGTGGCTGGGCACCCAACCCTTTTCCACCTGTGCTTATCTCCTGGATCTATCATTACTGCAGAAACCTGCTCTGTTGTGCTGGCTGGCAGGCCCTGTGGCTGCTGGCTGAGGGTTCTGCTGTCCTGTGCCACCCCATTAAAGTGCAGTTCCCTCCGGGCCATTCTGAATGTGATGTTTGGGGCCCTCAGCCTGTGTACAGTCCCCGCACtctccagttgttccagcattcTGGGAAGATAGGGTGGGATGGACACAACGCACACCCAATCTAG
- the EIF6 gene encoding eukaryotic translation initiation factor 6 isoform X1, with protein MAVRASFENNCEIGCFAKLTNTYCLVAIGGSENFYSVFEGELSDTIPVVHASIAGCRIIGRMCVGNRHGLLVPNNTTDQELQHIRNSLPDTVQIRRVEERLSALGNVTTCNDYVALVHPDLDRETEEILADVLKVEVFRQTVADQVLVGSYCVFSNQGGLVHPKTSIEDQDELSSLLQVPLVPHLSHLPSCSMGSWLWTMAPSLHSAQSAPDAGREVAESSLGLSGWAPNPFPPVLISWIYHYCRNLLCCAGWQALWLLAEGSAVLCHPIKVQFPPGHSECDVWGPQPVYSPRTLQLFQHSGKIGWDGHNAHPI; from the exons ATGGCGGTCCGAGCGTCTTTCGAGAACAACTGTGAGATCGGCTGCTTTGCCAAGCTCACCAACACCTACTGTCTGGTGGCGATTGGAGGTTCAGAGAACTTTTACAG TGTGTTCGAGGGCGAGCTCTCCGATACCATCCCCGTGGTGCACGCGTCTATCGCCGGCTGCCGCATCATCGGGCGCATGTGTGTGG GGAACAGGCACGGTCTCCTGGTGCCCAACAATACCACTGACCAGGAGCTGCAACATATTCGCAACAGCCTCCCAGACACAGTGCAAATTCGGCGGGTGGAGGAGCGGCTCTCAGCCTTGGGCAATGTCACCACCTGCAATGACTACGTGGCCTTGGTCCACCCAGACTTGGACAGG GAGACAGAAGAAATTCTGGCAGATGTGCTCAAGGTGGAAGTCTTCAGACAGACAGTGGCCGACCAGGTGCTAGTAGGAAGTTACTGTGTCTTCAGCAATCAGGGAGGGCTGGTGCATCCCAAGACTTCAATCGAAGACCAGGATGAGCTGTCCTCTCTTCTTCAGGTCCCCCTTGTG ccTCACCTGAGTCACCTTCCAAGTTGTTCCATGGGCTCCTGGCTCTGGACTATGGCACCTTCTTTGCACTCCGCCCAATCTGCACCGGATGCTGGCAGGGAGGTGGCAGAGAGCTCACTGGGACTGAGTGGCTGGGCACCCAACCCTTTTCCACCTGTGCTTATCTCCTGGATCTATCATTACTGCAGAAACCTGCTCTGTTGTGCTGGCTGGCAGGCCCTGTGGCTGCTGGCTGAGGGTTCTGCTGTCCTGTGCCACCCCATTAAAGTGCAGTTCCCTCCGGGCCATTCTGAATGTGATGTTTGGGGCCCTCAGCCTGTGTACAGTCCCCGCACtctccagttgttccagcattcTGGGAAGATAGGGTGGGATGGACACAACGCACACCCAATCTAG